From a region of the Paralichthys olivaceus isolate ysfri-2021 chromosome 4, ASM2471397v2, whole genome shotgun sequence genome:
- the cldn5a gene encoding claudin 5a, protein MVSAGLEIMGLALCVIGSLLVMVACGLPMWKVTAFIEANIVVAQTIWDGLWMSCVVQSTGQMQCKVHDSVLALSHDLQAARALTIISSVMGVLGLMVTIAGAQCTNCIRTEYVKARVVNAGGVIYILSGLFVLVPLCWMANNIISDFYSSQVPASKKREIGAALYIGWAATAMLLIGGSLLCCSCPTSGNSGYSVTYAPTKRATPNGEYDKRNYV, encoded by the coding sequence ATGGTGTCGGCCGGACTGGAGATCATGGGACTGGCGCTGTGCGTAATTGGCTCGCTCCTGGTGATGGTGGCGTGCGGACTGCCCATGTGGAAGGTGACGGCTTTCATCGAGGCCAACATCGTGGTGGCTCAGACAATCTGGGACGGCTTGTGGATGTCGTGTGTGGTGCAGAGCACGGGCCAGATGCAGTGCAAGGTGCACGACTCCGTCCTCGCCCTCAGCCACGACCTGCAGGCGGCCAGAGCGCTCACCATCATCTCCTCGGTGATGGGCGTGCTGGGGCTCATGGTAACTATAGCCGGGGCGCAGTGCACCAACTGCATCCGCACGGAGTACGTGAAAGCCCGTGTGGTGAACGCCGGAGGGGTCATCTACATCCTCAGTGGTCTGTTTGTGCTGGTGCCTCTCTGCTGGATGGCCAACAACATCATATCGGACTTTTACAGTTCACAGGTGCCCGCATCTAAGAAGAGGGAGATCGGCGCTGCGCTGTACATCGGCTGGGCGGCCACAGCGATGCTGCTGATCGGAGGATCGCTGCTGTGCTGCTCCTGTCCCACCAGCGGGAACTCGGGATACTCGGTAACATACGCACCGACCAAGAGAGCCACTCCAAACGGGGAGTATGACAAGAGGAACTACGTGTAG